From one Agathobaculum sp. NTUH-O15-33 genomic stretch:
- the holA gene encoding DNA polymerase III subunit delta, whose protein sequence is MSWKRVVVDPTFAEFNLTEFEGKSLTPELLTEAIDSYPAMAEKKLVVVTDFDLWKPPGGFADLLPGLLSDLPDYLCLVFYYDVMDGKPDKRTKLYKALEKKACFAQFDHLEERELCAWIERRCRALDRAISPENCSYMIFLCGNSMTNLSGEIEKAAAHATTGEILKYNIDSVCSRVLEAVVFDLTDAITEGRFDRAVALTGDLIAQKNNEVMIFTVILRHIQRLYGAKLCDEARGGERMLLELLGTKSPYYARRIQTSARRVPLSWLRRAAAICAETDAALKGSAVDRQKQIELTLLTLAANFKNDKKR, encoded by the coding sequence GTGAGCTGGAAGCGAGTGGTCGTTGATCCGACCTTTGCGGAGTTCAATTTGACAGAGTTTGAAGGCAAATCCCTTACGCCGGAGCTACTGACCGAAGCAATAGACAGCTACCCGGCCATGGCGGAAAAAAAGCTGGTCGTCGTCACCGATTTCGATCTTTGGAAGCCGCCCGGCGGTTTTGCCGATCTGCTGCCCGGTCTTCTTTCCGATCTGCCCGACTATTTATGCCTTGTCTTTTATTACGATGTCATGGACGGCAAGCCGGATAAGCGCACCAAGCTATATAAAGCGCTTGAAAAAAAGGCCTGCTTCGCTCAGTTCGACCACTTGGAGGAACGAGAGCTCTGCGCGTGGATCGAGCGCCGGTGCCGCGCGCTTGATCGGGCGATTTCGCCGGAAAATTGCTCCTACATGATTTTCCTGTGCGGCAATTCCATGACCAATCTTTCCGGCGAAATCGAAAAAGCAGCAGCGCATGCCACGACCGGCGAGATTTTAAAATATAACATCGATTCCGTTTGTTCCCGCGTGCTTGAGGCTGTCGTATTTGACCTGACCGACGCGATCACCGAGGGAAGGTTCGACCGCGCCGTTGCCCTTACCGGCGATCTGATCGCGCAGAAAAATAACGAGGTCATGATCTTTACGGTCATTCTGCGTCATATCCAGCGCCTTTACGGGGCGAAGCTTTGCGACGAGGCAAGGGGAGGGGAGCGGATGCTCCTTGAACTTCTTGGCACAAAATCCCCCTACTATGCGCGCCGCATTCAAACGTCCGCGCGGCGAGTGCCGCTGAGCTGGCTGCGCCGCGCCGCGGCCATCTGTGCAGAGACAGACGCCGCGCTCAAGGGCAGCGCCGTGGACCGTCAAAAGCAAATAGAACTGACGTTACTCACGCTTGCAGCAAATTTTAAAAACGACAAAAAGCGATAA
- a CDS encoding ComEC/Rec2 family competence protein, which translates to MTKRPVVFCVPVCAAAFSLGVLYGVSIDLRLLLLVLAALLVALAVFLERPRIRTVLVIALAAASAFAYLAVYDLLLVRPVQALNGKTITVSAVLCHDPTVYEDSQRATLRVKAGDMVPRAFKTQCYLPLTEKPLQTGDTIQATVKFYRASDAEGFDRFRFQAADGCFIAASYAKDADQKDGSPAFFAVTGSERDRLIFLPERLAGQCRAAIRQLLPERESSLLTALLLGDKSGLSNRDAIALRKAGLSHLVAVSGLHVGFLVGFCFLLFGRRWGTPLSVLLILFFIPVSGATPSVIRAGIMYCIAAGAFCFKKQADSLNSLFIALAVLLAANPHAIASLGLQLSFLSTLGLILLSGRMQRRLMQGAEKWPRPLRGAFSVLAGAVSCTVCATLFTTPVLLSSFGYVSVLSLLSNFLVVGVTGLCFVGGFAACLLFPILPGAAHVAGALIAPFLRYVLFVANSVAMLPFGLIHWGDAFGMASVLLFFTAVLLWTFDTQRVKWRVALPVFCGAICLCTVLGSSYAERHYTVTYLPCGTGQAVLVSRAGSDLALIDCSGSGYRDAAGKVREWMAWHEFDQIDTLVLTAVDLGHARDLPQLLQDTAVGMIVIPAGYKQTKHNTELIKLLDTTQVPVTQVSGQEQVSSRLPLTVFSVADGKLGVQIGTHTLILHSPTQKQLAAFLQENEVHGQTLVLSQSHIEDPDLLRRTIAKTGAESILLASGAPAIGRFDGIPVVTPYEVGEIEQVYPWKEE; encoded by the coding sequence ATGACCAAACGGCCAGTTGTATTCTGCGTGCCGGTCTGCGCGGCGGCATTTTCCCTTGGGGTGCTGTATGGCGTCAGCATCGATCTGCGCCTGCTGCTGCTCGTGTTAGCGGCGCTGCTTGTGGCGCTGGCGGTGTTTTTGGAACGGCCCCGTATACGAACGGTATTGGTGATTGCGCTTGCCGCGGCAAGCGCTTTTGCCTATCTAGCGGTTTATGATTTGCTTCTTGTTCGTCCGGTGCAGGCTTTGAACGGTAAAACCATAACGGTTTCCGCAGTACTGTGCCATGATCCAACCGTTTACGAAGACAGTCAGCGAGCGACCCTTCGTGTCAAAGCAGGGGACATGGTACCGCGCGCCTTTAAGACCCAGTGCTATTTACCGCTGACTGAAAAGCCGCTTCAAACGGGCGACACGATACAGGCAACGGTAAAGTTTTACCGTGCGAGCGATGCCGAGGGCTTTGACCGTTTTCGCTTTCAGGCGGCGGATGGATGTTTTATCGCCGCTTCCTATGCCAAGGATGCGGACCAAAAGGACGGTTCGCCCGCCTTTTTCGCTGTTACCGGCAGTGAGCGCGATCGGCTTATTTTCTTGCCGGAGCGCTTGGCCGGCCAATGCCGTGCCGCGATACGGCAGCTTCTGCCCGAACGGGAAAGCAGCTTGCTCACCGCCTTATTGCTCGGCGACAAAAGCGGTCTGTCAAATAGGGATGCTATCGCGCTGCGCAAGGCGGGGCTCAGTCACCTCGTGGCGGTATCCGGACTGCACGTGGGCTTTTTGGTTGGGTTCTGCTTTTTGCTATTCGGAAGAAGGTGGGGCACGCCGCTTTCCGTGCTGCTCATTTTGTTTTTCATTCCGGTATCCGGCGCAACGCCCTCGGTAATCCGCGCGGGCATCATGTATTGCATCGCAGCGGGCGCGTTCTGCTTTAAAAAACAGGCGGACAGTCTCAATTCGCTTTTTATCGCTTTGGCGGTGTTGCTTGCGGCCAATCCGCATGCGATCGCCAGCCTAGGCTTGCAGTTGTCCTTCTTGTCAACGCTTGGTCTGATCCTCTTGTCCGGCAGAATGCAGCGCAGGCTGATGCAGGGGGCTGAGAAATGGCCGCGTCCACTGCGCGGCGCCTTTTCCGTGCTGGCTGGCGCGGTGTCGTGTACGGTTTGCGCCACCTTGTTCACCACACCGGTGCTGCTGTCTTCCTTCGGTTATGTCTCTGTGTTGTCGCTGCTCAGCAATTTTTTGGTCGTTGGCGTAACAGGACTTTGCTTTGTCGGCGGTTTTGCCGCCTGCCTGTTATTTCCTATACTGCCCGGCGCCGCTCATGTGGCTGGTGCGCTAATCGCGCCGTTTCTGCGGTATGTTTTGTTTGTTGCAAACAGCGTTGCCATGCTTCCGTTTGGCCTGATTCACTGGGGCGATGCCTTTGGCATGGCGTCGGTCTTACTCTTTTTCACCGCTGTGCTCCTTTGGACCTTCGATACGCAGCGCGTGAAATGGCGCGTTGCGCTGCCTGTGTTCTGCGGCGCGATCTGCCTTTGTACCGTGCTGGGGTCATCCTACGCCGAACGGCATTATACGGTCACGTATTTGCCCTGCGGCACAGGGCAGGCTGTGCTGGTATCCCGTGCGGGCTCGGATCTGGCGTTGATCGATTGCAGCGGCAGCGGCTATCGGGATGCGGCTGGCAAAGTCCGCGAATGGATGGCGTGGCACGAATTCGACCAGATCGATACTCTGGTCCTGACCGCCGTGGATCTAGGACATGCGCGCGACCTGCCGCAACTGTTGCAGGATACGGCTGTCGGTATGATCGTGATCCCCGCAGGTTATAAACAAACCAAACACAATACCGAACTGATAAAACTGCTGGATACAACTCAAGTGCCGGTGACACAGGTGAGCGGGCAAGAGCAGGTTTCGAGCCGCTTACCGCTTACTGTTTTTTCAGTCGCCGATGGAAAGCTTGGCGTGCAGATCGGCACACATACGCTGATTTTGCACAGTCCCACACAAAAACAGCTTGCTGCATTTCTGCAAGAAAACGAGGTGCACGGGCAAACGCTTGTGCTCTCGCAGAGCCATATCGAAGACCCGGATTTATTGCGCCGTACAATTGCGAAAACAGGCGCGGAAAGTATCCTGCTGGCATCGGGTGCGCCCGCGATAGGCCGGTTTGACGGGATTCCTGTGGTGACGCCATATGAAGTCGGAGAGATCGAACAAGTTTATCCTTGGAAGGAGGAATAA
- the alaS gene encoding alanine--tRNA ligase: MQYRSLNELREMFLCFFESKGHLRLPSFSLIPQNDPSLLLINSGMAPMKPFFTGEQEPPRHRVTTCQKCIRTGDIENVGKTARHGTFFEMLGNFSFGDYFKKEAIAWSWEFLTSPDWVGIDPDRLYPSIYEEDDEAFEIWNKDIGIPSERIFRFGKADNFWEHGSGPCGPCSEIYYDRGPEFGCGQPGCTVGCDCDRYMEVWNNVFSQFESDGQGNYAELKQKNIDTGMGLERLACVVQGVGSLFDVDTVRNITTHISKIADKHYGDSDKTDVSLRVITDHIRSTVMMVCDGVIPSNEGRGYVLRRLLRRAARHGKLLGINRPFLSEITDTVIQESGGAYPELVEKQVYIHKVIENEEASFNKTIDSGLSILNDMIAASKASGMLPASDAFKLYDTYGFPIDLTLEILEEQGMTTDRAEFDRLMNEQRQRAREDRKKMGDLGWQSEDLGLDKAIKTRFDGYTTLREAAKVLAIICEGEPSGTASVGEKITIVLDHTPFYAEMGGQIGDHGRLVGKNGIAAVADVQKTKDGKFMHIGRVTEGSLSVDDEVEAEVDPAYRQAICRAHTATHLLQKALRTVLGDHVEQAGSYTAADHIRFDFTHFAALTEDELREVETIVNDAILTGFSVKTEEMPIEEAKKRGAMALFGEKYGATVRVVQAGDFSVELCGGTHLDNTAKAGVFKIIGEASVAAGVRRIEAVTGKAVLSLIDEHQQLLSDAAKSLKTTPVELVQKVGQTVTELRELGKNVERLNAKLANLQMVDLFNVSRDVKGVNVVAAKLDDATPDMLRTMGDSVKEKAPNMVAVLSCVAGEKVSFLCVCGAEAVKKGAHAGKIVKEVAKICGGGGGGKPDSATAGGKDAAKLEEALEAVNNIVDSLL; this comes from the coding sequence ATGCAATACAGAAGTTTAAACGAACTGCGCGAAATGTTCCTATGCTTTTTTGAAAGTAAAGGCCATCTGCGTCTGCCGAGCTTTTCGCTCATCCCGCAGAACGATCCCTCGCTGCTGCTCATCAACTCCGGCATGGCGCCGATGAAGCCCTTCTTCACTGGTGAGCAGGAGCCGCCCCGCCACCGCGTCACAACCTGCCAGAAGTGCATCCGCACCGGCGATATCGAAAACGTCGGCAAGACCGCGCGGCACGGCACTTTCTTTGAGATGCTGGGCAACTTCTCCTTTGGCGATTATTTTAAGAAGGAAGCCATCGCGTGGAGCTGGGAGTTCCTGACCAGCCCCGATTGGGTCGGCATCGACCCGGACCGCCTGTATCCCTCGATCTACGAGGAAGACGACGAGGCGTTTGAAATTTGGAACAAAGATATTGGCATTCCGTCCGAACGGATCTTTCGTTTTGGTAAAGCGGACAATTTCTGGGAGCATGGCTCCGGCCCGTGCGGTCCGTGCTCTGAGATCTATTATGACCGTGGCCCTGAGTTTGGCTGCGGCCAGCCCGGCTGCACGGTCGGCTGCGACTGCGACCGGTATATGGAAGTCTGGAACAACGTTTTCTCCCAGTTTGAAAGCGACGGACAGGGCAACTACGCCGAGCTGAAGCAGAAGAATATCGATACCGGCATGGGTCTGGAACGTCTGGCCTGTGTGGTGCAGGGCGTAGGCTCTCTGTTCGATGTGGACACCGTGCGCAATATCACGACCCACATCTCCAAGATCGCGGACAAGCACTACGGCGACAGCGACAAGACCGACGTATCCTTGCGCGTCATTACCGATCACATCCGCTCCACGGTCATGATGGTCTGCGACGGTGTGATTCCCTCCAACGAGGGCCGGGGCTATGTGCTGCGCCGCCTGCTGCGCCGCGCCGCGCGCCACGGCAAGCTGCTCGGTATCAACCGTCCCTTCCTTTCCGAGATCACGGACACGGTCATTCAAGAATCGGGCGGCGCTTATCCCGAGCTTGTCGAAAAGCAAGTCTATATTCATAAGGTCATTGAAAATGAAGAGGCTAGCTTTAATAAGACCATTGACAGCGGACTTTCCATTCTAAACGATATGATCGCGGCTTCCAAGGCATCCGGCATGCTTCCGGCGTCCGACGCATTCAAGCTGTACGACACCTATGGCTTCCCGATCGATCTGACCCTCGAAATCTTGGAAGAGCAGGGCATGACGACCGACCGCGCCGAGTTTGACCGCCTGATGAACGAACAGCGTCAGCGCGCCCGTGAAGATCGCAAGAAGATGGGCGATCTTGGCTGGCAGAGCGAGGACCTCGGTCTTGACAAAGCGATTAAAACCCGATTCGATGGCTATACCACGCTGCGTGAGGCCGCAAAAGTGCTGGCTATCATTTGCGAGGGCGAGCCTTCCGGTACGGCCTCTGTCGGCGAGAAGATCACAATCGTTTTGGATCATACGCCCTTCTATGCGGAAATGGGCGGCCAGATCGGCGACCACGGCCGTCTCGTCGGCAAGAACGGCATTGCGGCTGTGGCTGACGTGCAAAAGACCAAGGACGGCAAGTTCATGCATATTGGCCGCGTGACCGAGGGCAGCCTTTCGGTGGACGACGAGGTAGAGGCCGAAGTCGATCCCGCCTACCGGCAAGCAATTTGCCGTGCGCATACCGCGACCCACCTGCTGCAAAAGGCGCTTCGCACGGTGCTGGGCGACCATGTCGAGCAGGCAGGCTCCTACACCGCCGCCGACCATATCCGTTTTGACTTTACCCATTTTGCCGCTCTGACCGAGGACGAGCTGCGCGAGGTGGAAACAATCGTAAACGACGCGATCCTCACCGGTTTTTCGGTCAAGACGGAGGAAATGCCGATCGAGGAAGCCAAGAAGCGCGGCGCGATGGCGCTCTTTGGCGAAAAGTACGGCGCTACCGTGCGCGTGGTACAGGCCGGTGATTTTTCGGTAGAGCTGTGCGGCGGCACCCATTTGGATAATACGGCTAAGGCCGGCGTGTTCAAGATCATCGGAGAGGCTTCAGTGGCCGCCGGTGTGCGCCGTATCGAGGCTGTGACGGGCAAGGCTGTGCTCAGCCTGATCGACGAGCACCAGCAGCTGCTGTCAGACGCGGCCAAGAGCCTGAAGACTACGCCGGTTGAGCTGGTACAGAAGGTCGGCCAAACGGTGACCGAGCTGCGCGAGCTGGGTAAGAACGTTGAACGCCTGAACGCCAAGCTGGCGAATCTGCAAATGGTGGACCTATTCAATGTTTCGCGCGATGTAAAGGGCGTCAATGTGGTGGCGGCTAAGCTGGACGACGCAACGCCCGATATGCTGCGCACCATGGGCGACAGCGTGAAGGAAAAGGCGCCCAATATGGTCGCCGTCCTGTCCTGCGTGGCGGGCGAAAAGGTGAGCTTCCTCTGTGTTTGCGGTGCAGAAGCTGTGAAAAAGGGCGCGCACGCGGGCAAGATCGTCAAGGAAGTCGCGAAGATCTGCGGCGGCGGCGGCGGCGGTAAGCCGGACAGCGCGACCGCGGGCGGCAAGGACGCCGCGAAGCTTGAAGAGGCGCTCGAGGCAGTCAACAATATCGTTGATTCTCTCCTCTGA
- a CDS encoding S-layer homology domain-containing protein — MKKRLLSLALALTMLLTSASAAFADVSDAKLSQTASVLSALGIMQGVGGDRFDPNSELTRAQFCKLAVTALGVDDVSAFRSYTIFPDVKSSHWAAPYINAAVRHAELKKLSIIRGYADGNFGPDKTVNFGEACTMLLRMLAYTEEDVGPFWPSDYIAKAKSLGLTDDVSVTDSKTAVKRADAAQMLLNTLGVKQKDGDLLLKKVASGVVENSILLATSETNSKLRAGEALFFENSDVQTRATIGSLDQSMVGLSGTVIFDKDNDSVAIGIVPNHNKVETVIVQSIGPDGIKTEKETIRPDRDTLLYTGEISTPKKLSEAWADVPAGSKLQLFYNSYGQLSLIAYLPTTTVSANANSFVYGLQTSANIPNNFTIVKNGVTIDRTGVKKYDVVTLDPTNKQALVSDTRLSGRYDKGEPTFSYPQRVSMFGTDYTISDNAAKTFADLEAGRLHHPAV; from the coding sequence ATGAAAAAAAGATTATTAAGCCTTGCGCTTGCGCTGACGATGCTTTTGACATCCGCTTCCGCCGCGTTTGCGGATGTTTCGGATGCCAAGCTATCGCAGACCGCATCGGTGCTGAGCGCGCTCGGCATTATGCAGGGCGTGGGCGGCGACCGGTTCGATCCAAACAGCGAGCTGACGCGCGCCCAGTTCTGTAAGCTGGCCGTGACCGCCTTGGGCGTTGACGATGTGAGCGCGTTTCGCAGCTATACGATTTTCCCGGATGTGAAAAGCTCGCACTGGGCCGCGCCCTACATCAACGCCGCGGTTCGTCACGCGGAGCTGAAAAAGCTATCCATCATCCGCGGCTACGCGGACGGCAACTTTGGACCGGACAAGACCGTGAACTTTGGCGAAGCCTGTACCATGCTGCTGCGCATGCTGGCCTATACCGAGGAAGACGTAGGTCCCTTCTGGCCGTCGGACTATATCGCCAAGGCCAAGAGTCTGGGCCTGACGGACGATGTGTCCGTTACGGATTCCAAGACCGCCGTCAAACGTGCGGACGCGGCGCAAATGCTGCTTAACACCCTTGGCGTCAAGCAAAAAGATGGCGATTTGCTGCTGAAAAAGGTGGCCAGCGGCGTGGTGGAGAACAGCATTCTGCTCGCGACCAGCGAAACCAATTCCAAGCTGCGCGCCGGAGAAGCGCTGTTTTTTGAAAACAGCGATGTGCAGACCCGCGCAACAATCGGCTCGCTTGATCAATCGATGGTCGGTCTGAGCGGTACTGTGATCTTTGATAAGGATAACGATTCCGTTGCCATCGGCATCGTGCCCAACCATAACAAGGTGGAAACGGTGATCGTGCAGAGCATCGGTCCGGACGGCATCAAAACCGAAAAGGAAACCATTCGACCGGATCGGGATACGCTGCTTTATACCGGCGAAATCTCCACGCCCAAGAAGCTGTCCGAGGCATGGGCCGACGTTCCTGCCGGCAGCAAGCTGCAGCTGTTTTACAATAGCTACGGTCAACTGTCACTGATCGCTTACCTGCCGACGACGACCGTGTCCGCGAATGCCAACTCGTTCGTTTACGGTCTGCAAACCTCCGCTAACATTCCGAACAACTTTACCATCGTCAAAAACGGTGTGACCATCGACCGCACGGGCGTGAAGAAGTACGATGTGGTCACGCTCGATCCGACGAATAAGCAGGCGCTCGTATCCGATACGCGCCTTTCCGGCCGCTATGACAAGGGCGAGCCCACGTTCAGCTACCCGCAGAGGGTCAGCATGTTTGGCACAGACTACACGATCTCGGACAATGCCGCCAAAACCTTTGCGGATCTGGAAGCTGGACGATTACATCACCCTGCTGTTTGA
- a CDS encoding ABC transporter permease, with amino-acid sequence MNWMQTVRMAFKSISNSKVRSFLTMLGIIIGVASVIAIVASIQGTSKLQRMQFEAMGANQIQIYGYGPKNADWKAMEEYLDNEMSDKVSAWSPQSQYWDWQNKGIKYRSKTLDVNNTQIYFGNQDYGVCTNNVITAGRDLSETDCNNAAKVCVIGETVRKSFFGAMSPIDQTIRIGGMSFKVVGVYKGKYGGKLNSQDQMIVLPYSLEQRMMSYSGGSKQYYIQAKDKDSIQPAIDQIKEFMSTRYDQNNGYFDAYSNNQYQEQAEASSNQLALLGAGVAGISLLVGGIGIMNIMLVSVTERTREIGIRMAIGARKRDIIGQFLIEAAVVSCCGGIIGIILGCFLSAIIGNLLLAQQMQQQMWMPQVEQFTVLPSVPLIIGAFLFSALLGILFGLYPANKASNLQPVDALRTQ; translated from the coding sequence ATGAACTGGATGCAAACAGTCCGCATGGCCTTTAAATCAATTTCCAACAGTAAGGTGCGTTCGTTTTTGACCATGCTTGGCATCATCATCGGCGTGGCTTCCGTTATCGCGATTGTCGCTTCCATTCAGGGCACGAGCAAGCTGCAGCGTATGCAGTTTGAAGCGATGGGCGCCAACCAGATACAGATCTATGGCTACGGTCCGAAAAACGCGGACTGGAAGGCCATGGAGGAGTATTTGGATAACGAAATGTCCGACAAGGTTTCGGCGTGGTCGCCGCAGAGCCAGTATTGGGATTGGCAGAACAAGGGCATCAAATATCGTTCCAAGACGCTGGATGTCAATAACACGCAGATCTATTTCGGCAATCAGGATTACGGCGTTTGTACCAATAACGTGATAACCGCCGGTCGCGATCTGTCCGAAACAGACTGCAATAACGCCGCGAAGGTGTGCGTCATCGGCGAAACGGTGCGCAAATCCTTTTTTGGCGCCATGAGCCCGATTGACCAGACCATTCGCATCGGCGGTATGAGCTTCAAGGTTGTCGGCGTTTATAAGGGAAAATACGGCGGTAAGCTCAATTCGCAGGATCAAATGATCGTGTTGCCCTATTCGTTGGAGCAGCGGATGATGAGCTATTCGGGCGGCAGCAAACAATATTATATTCAGGCTAAGGACAAGGATTCCATTCAGCCTGCGATCGACCAGATCAAGGAATTTATGTCCACGCGTTACGACCAGAACAACGGCTACTTTGATGCTTATTCCAATAATCAGTATCAGGAGCAGGCCGAAGCTTCCAGCAATCAGCTGGCGCTGCTTGGCGCGGGCGTGGCCGGCATCTCTCTGCTGGTCGGCGGCATCGGCATTATGAATATCATGCTCGTTTCCGTTACCGAACGTACGCGCGAGATCGGCATTCGCATGGCGATCGGCGCGCGCAAACGGGATATCATCGGCCAGTTCCTGATCGAGGCGGCGGTCGTATCCTGCTGCGGCGGTATTATCGGCATTATTTTAGGCTGCTTCTTATCCGCGATCATCGGCAATCTGTTGCTCGCGCAGCAGATGCAGCAGCAAATGTGGATGCCGCAGGTCGAGCAGTTCACCGTTTTGCCGTCGGTGCCGCTCATCATCGGCGCGTTTCTGTTTTCCGCGCTGCTCGGCATTTTGTTCGGCCTGTATCCGGCAAATAAAGCGTCCAATCTACAGCCTGTCGATGCGCTGCGCACGCAGTAA
- a CDS encoding ABC transporter ATP-binding protein, with product MFHRKAPPIEDIAQQEAESASDLLIDVQQLSKIYNEGKENEVRALDCISLQVKWGEFLCILGQSGSGKSTLMNILGCLDIPTYGSYQLNGQAVSDMKPSVLSGIRNREIGFIFQGFNLIPALTAEENVELPLIYRGMGRAERHTLAVDALTKVGLEKRMDHRPGEMSGGQQQRVAIARAVAAKPPIIMADEPTGNLDSASGREIMDQLIELNRQGTSIILITHDNHLAQSAKRIVTIQDGHIISDEPGKGAVQ from the coding sequence ATGTTTCATAGAAAAGCGCCGCCCATCGAGGATATCGCGCAGCAGGAAGCAGAGTCTGCTTCCGATCTGCTGATCGATGTGCAGCAGCTCAGCAAAATTTATAACGAGGGCAAGGAAAACGAAGTGCGCGCGCTGGACTGCATTTCGCTGCAGGTCAAGTGGGGCGAGTTTCTGTGCATTCTCGGCCAGTCCGGCTCGGGCAAATCCACCTTGATGAATATTTTGGGCTGCCTTGATATTCCGACCTACGGCAGCTACCAGCTCAACGGTCAAGCGGTAAGCGATATGAAGCCCTCCGTCCTTTCCGGCATTCGCAACAGAGAGATTGGTTTTATCTTTCAGGGCTTTAACTTGATCCCCGCACTGACCGCCGAGGAGAATGTCGAATTGCCGCTCATCTACCGCGGTATGGGCCGCGCAGAGCGGCATACGCTGGCGGTGGATGCGCTCACCAAGGTCGGCTTGGAAAAGCGAATGGATCATCGGCCGGGCGAAATGTCCGGCGGCCAGCAGCAGCGCGTGGCGATCGCCCGCGCGGTCGCGGCCAAGCCGCCGATCATCATGGCGGACGAACCGACCGGCAACCTCGATTCAGCCTCCGGCCGCGAAATCATGGACCAGCTGATCGAGCTGAACCGGCAGGGCACCTCGATCATTCTGATCACGCATGACAATCATTTGGCGCAGTCGGCAAAGCGCATCGTCACCATACAGGACGGCCACATCATTTCGGATGAGCCGGGGAAGGGGGCCGTCCAATGA